DNA sequence from the Halococcus salsus genome:
TGCCATCGTCGCGGAGTCGACGGCGGGTCACTTCGAGGTACGGAACACGCGTATCGGGGTCGACCCCGACGGGGTTCGGGCCGTACTGGGCAAGGAGCCCGACGGCGGCGCGTACGAACCGCCGGCCGAGCCCCACTCGGCCGTCTTCCGGAACGTGAGCATCACCGGCGACGCCAGCAGTAACGGCGCGATCAAACTCGTCGACCGACCGGACTCCCTCGTCGATGGGTGTTGCATCCGTCAGGACGGCTCCGACCGCGATGGGGTCGTCGTCGTGAACTCCGACGGCTGCCGGGTGAGAAACAGCACCATCGACGTGACGAGTCGGCAGGTCGTCGAGGACGGTTCGTCCGTGTCACAATCCAATCTCTCGGACAGCGGTTCGTGCCCGGCACCCAATGACGCTGCAGGTGACGACCTTCCACGCCAGCTCACGTTCACGAGCGACGGCGGCGAGTTCAGCTACTCGTTCACGGTGAGTGGCGACCTCGTGAAGTCCACCGCACGTGGCGCGAGCATCGACCCGAACGACACGGTCTCCGGGAGCAGCGCAACGGGGCAAGGTAACGGCGGCACCGATAGTTACGGTTTCTCGGGCGACCTGCTCGGTATGAACTTCGACGGTGATGCGACGGTCTATCTCGACGGCACCGTTATCGACCCCGACGACTACGCAGCACCTGGTAACGACCTCCCGCACAAACTTTCGTTCGTGAGCGACGGCGGCGAGTTCGAGTACTCGTTCACGGTGAGCGGCGACCTCGGAAAATCCACCGCCCGCGGCGCGACCATCGACGACAAGGACACCATTTCGGGGGACACGGCGACTGGACAAGGGGGTGGCGGGGGCGTCGATAGCTACGGATTCTCGGGCGAGATCGAGTCGCTCGACTTCGAAGGTGACGCCACGGTCTACCTCGACGACGACGTTATCGACCCCGACGGCTTCGCACAGGATACGCTCACCATCGCGAGCAACGGCGGTCGGTTCTCGTACACGGTTTCAGTGAGCGGCGACCTCACGAAATCGAGCGCGAACGGCGCGAGCATCGACCCCAACGACACGATCTCGGGAAGTACGGCGACCGGGCAGGGTGGCGGCGGAGGCGTCGACAGCTACGGGTTCTCGGACGAGATCGAGTCGTTCGATCTCGATGGTGACGCTACCGTTACGTTGAATGGCGACCGGATAAATCCGGCTGATTACCCGGATAAGGTCCTTTCGTTTACCGGAAACGGCGATTTCAACTATAGGGTTTCGGTTAGCGGGAATCTCGCGAAAAGTACAGCTAACGGGGGAAGCATCAACGACGAGGACACCATTTCCGGCAGCACTGCCACTGGCAACGGGATCGAGGACGGTGTCGATAGCTACACCTTTACTGGCGAGATTCGCCGACTCGATCTCGACGGTGACGCTACCATTACACTGAATGGTGAGACCATCGAGCCGGACGAACGCTCACAAAACGTGATTTCGTTCGTGGGGAACGGTGACTTCGAGTATACGCTCGCAACGGGCGGTGCTCTCGAAAAGAGCACAGCAAACGGGGGGAGCATCAACGATGACGACACCATTTCCGGCAGTACTGCCACCGGTAACGGGATCGCGGACGGTGTGGATAGCTACGTTTACTCCGGTGACATCGAAGTCCTCGACCTTGAGGGTGACGCTACCGTCACGTTGAACGGCAACGAGGTCGATCCGGATGCGTATCCGGACAACGTCCTTTCGTTCATTGGGAACGGCGACTTCAACTACGAGGTCTCCGTTGGCGGGAGCCTCGCGAAAAGTACGGCCAATGGAGGGAGCATCAACGACGAGGACACCGTTTCCGGCAGCACTGCTACCGGCAACGGGATCGAAGACGGTGTCGATAGCTACGCTTACTCCGGAGACATCGAAGCCCTCGACCTTGAGGGTGACGCTACCATCACACTGAACGGCGACCGGGTAGACCCGGATGATTACACAGTACCTGGTAATGACCTTTCACATCAACTCTCGATCGTGAGCGAGGGTGGGGAATCCACCTACTCGTTGACTGTGAGTGGTGACCTCGAAAAATCCACGGCACGCGGTGCAAGTATTGATGACAACGATGTCATCTCGGGAAGTACAGCGAATGGACGGACTAACGGGGGAACCGACAGCTACGGATTCTCAGACGAGCTTCTTGTACTATCCGTCGACGGCAATGCCGAGGTCTATCTGGACGGCAACGGTATTGACCCAAGCGACTACACGGACAGTGTAATTTCGTTCGTGGGGAACGGTGACTTCGAGTATACGCTCGCAACGAGCGGCGCTCTCGAAAAGAGCACAGCAAACGGGGGGAGTATCAACGATGACGACATCGTTTCCGGCAGCACTGCCACCGGCAACGGGATCGCGGACGGTGTGGATAGCTACGTTTACTCCGGTGACATCGAAGTCCTCGACCTTGAGGGTGACGCTACCGTCACGTTGAACGGCAGCGAGGTCGATCCGGATGCGTATCCGGACAACGTCCTTTCGTTCATTGGGAACGGCGACTTCAACTACGAGGTCTCCGTTAGCGGGAGCCTCGCGAAAAGTACGGCCAATGGAGGGAGCATCAACGACGAGGACACCGTTTCCGGCAGCACTGCTACCGGCAACGGGATCGAAGACGGTGTCGATAGCTACACCTTTACTGGCGAGATTCGCCGACTTGACCTCGACGGTGACGCCACTGTCTCGATAAACGGCCAACGGCTCAATACGGTTTGATCGCAATATCCGGTCCCGAGCTAGTCCCTGTCGATGTACACGTGTTTGGTGGATGTGTTATACAGAGTCGCTTCGGTGCTTGGAGCCCGCTGGCCTCCAATCTTGCTAGCGATGTTTTAGCTTGACTAGCGACTGGTCCGATACGGTCATACATGAAATATATAAACATGATTCAGATAGCGGCGAACACCTGATTTCAAACGATGCATACCTGATCAAGGCATACAGTGCGTTGTCTAGCTGTATTCCGAGTGCTCAAATACACTAATGAATATCCCGTTTGAGAACGTCTCTGCGCTCGATTCTCTGCAAACCAACCGTCGAATTGATGACACCGTCGCTAAGCCAGTGTTGCAGAGATCTCTGATGTGTTCTTGCCTCCTCACCTATCTAGCTAACCCACGGAGATACTGCTCGTAGAGCCCACCGGCGGCACGGGCGAGTTTGCTGAGGTAACCGATCCCGTAGAGCCCGACCGTCTCACGAGCGGTCGGCGTCGTCGCGTCGGTCAGTCGGCCGTAGAACGTCCGTGGACGGAGCGGGAGGAACTTCCGTGGGTCGAGTGGGTGTGAACTCCCGGCCCGTTCGGGATGGTAGCGCCGTCGCTGGATCGACCCGCGGCCGACCCGGAACTGCTTTCGAAGCCACGCCCCGAGCGTCGTCCGTGCCGGATGGTAGACGGTGATATCCGGCTCGAAGTACTGCGTGAGCCCCGCGTCGTGGACACGCTCGCCGAACTCCCCATCGCCGCCGGAGATCAGGCGCGAGTCGAATCCCCCGACGTGGTCGAAGACGGACCGCCTGACGGTCAAGCAGGCGGTGACGGTGAAGTGCGCCTCTTCGAGGTACCGTCGGACCGTGAACCCCAGGGCGCGGTCGTAGGTCGCCGTCAATGACCCCTCGCCTACGACGTACGTCTCGATGTCACAGCCCATGTAGTCCCAGTCGTTGGCCTCGGCCGAGGCGACGATCGACTCGGCCCAGGTCGGCTCGACGGTCATATCCGCATCGATGAACGAGACGAGGGAGCCACGGACGTGCTCGATGCCTCTGTTTCGAGCGGCGTAGGAACTCTGGATCTCGTCCTCGACCAACAGGGTGACGAGCTCCGGGTACCGCTCACAGTACTCCCGCACGACCGCCCGCGTGTCGTCGTCGGAGCCGTTGTCCACGACGACGACCTCGTAGCGGGCGGTCGGGTAGGTCTGTGCGACCAGTGATTCGAGCGTCGTCCGGATCCCATCCGGGTCGTTGTAGACCGGCACGATGACGGAGAGCCGTGGCGAATCCGCCGTGTGTCGGGACGAGGAAGACATGATATTCGGTTGTCGACCAGGGGCGACTTAAGTGGTCGAGAACGCCACCGGGTTCGAACGGACCGGAGTAGTGGGTCGTGGAATATCGTTCAACACCGCTGAAAATTTATACGATGATTACGTCTCACACTACGGTGTTTAAATAATGGACGATATGGGTGTGCGTGAAAGGGACGAATCCGAGGGGACGGACCAGGTCGTTTCTCGGCATCCGACCAGACGGCGCGAGTACCTGAAGCTAGCAAGCACCGCTGCGGTGTCGGCGGTGGGGCTCGCGGCGACGTCCGGACAGGCCAGCGCCGCGACGACGGTCGGCGGCGTCCGGTTCGGGAACACGGTGAACATGGTGAACGAGGCGGGGTGTAACCCGAACGGGAGGGGGTCGTGCCACGACGAGGTCATGGAGTACGCCGACGACGACACCCTGTTGGTGTTCCCCGAGGGAACCTATCGGCTCGATACGGGGCCGAACACCCGAATCGACCTCCAGGGCTACGACAAGTTCGGCATGATCGGGAAGGGCGGCGGTGCGACGTTCGAGTTCACCAGCAACACCGACGGTTACAAGGACATCAATGTCGACGACGTCGGGCAGTTCGTCCACCGGAACATCGATTGGGACATCACGGCGAACAACTGTGCACCGGGGTTCGCCGTCAGGGCACGCGACCGGCTCTTCATCAAAGATTGGAACGTCAACGGGCGGCAGGACAAGGACGGCGGGTTCACGCTTCAGCCCGGTATCGCGAACCCCGACGGGGTCGGTATCATCAGACAGTTCGATGCGAGGGACGGGTGTGAGATCGGCAGCGTCGAGCGCAACGGCGTGCTCGTGGCGTCCGGACGAAACAACGGCACCCTCCGGTTCATCGACTGCCACCTCGAGGAGTTCTCGAACAACGGGATCTACGCCGCCGCCTCCGGCGGCCCGATCCAGGTCGAAGGCGGCACGTTCCGGAATTCGGAGCCCTCCCAGCTTCGGTTCTCGGGCGAGGGGAGCTACGTCGACGGTGCGACCGTCGAACTCGACATCTCGAAGATGCCACGGGAGTACGGCGAGCAGATCGAGAACGCCCGCGGGATCTGGTGGGAGACCAAGAACACGACGCCCCTCCGCAGCGGCGGCGAGATCCGGAACACGGACGTTATGATGCGAAACGCCGGGCCGCCGCCTCTCGAGGAGACCTCGCCGAACTCCTCGGCAGGCATCCTGATCCCCTCCGGTGGCGTCACCATCAGGGACTCTACGGTTCGGGTGGATATTACGCCCCGTCCGGCGATACACGCCCAGGGACCGCTCCAGTCGAACCTTCCCGAGCCCTATCGGGTCGTGATGGACAACGTGACCGTCGAGGGATCCGCCAACGACTGGGCGGCCGTCCAGATCGAGGAGCGACCGGGGTCGGTGATCCGGGGGTGTGAGTTCGACATCGGCTATCGGAACGGGGTCGTGCTCGCCGAATGCGACGGCTCGACGGTGAAGAACACGACCATCAACTCGCGGTACGGTGGGGGTCGGCCGATAGTGCTCTGGGGCACGGAGGCCAGTATCGATAACGTCTCCACGAATAGCAGCAATCCGCTGCCCAGTGGGGGCGACGGCGACGAGATCTATGGACCGAGTCCAATCAACAATGACTCTGACTCGGACGAAAATCAAAAGAATATGGTCTCAATAGAAGGAAACGGTGACTTCAGCTATCATCTGTCGGTAAGCGATAACCTCGAAAAGAGCACGGCAAATGGGGGAAGTATCAACGACGACGACATCGTCTCTGGCAGCACTGTTACTGGCAACGGTATCGAAGATGGTGTCGATAGTTACACTTTCTCTGGAGGACTCGAATCATTCTCCCTTACTGGTACGGCCACGGTGACGCTGAACGGGAAACAGGTCGATCCGGACGAATACCCAAACAATGTGGTCTCGATCGTTGGGAACGGCGATTTCGAGTATATGCTTGCAACGAGCGCCGACCTCGAGAAGAGTACCGCCAATAGTGGAAGTATCAACGACGGTGATACGATCTCTGGTAGCACTGCTATTGGTGATGGCATCGAAAACGGGGTTGATAGCTACGTTTTCTCTGGCGAGCTCGAAGCCTTCCAAATTCATGGCGACGCTATCGTAATGCTGAATGGTGAGACTATCGACCCGGATGAGTATCCCAGTAACGTAATCTCGATAATTGGGAATGGCGACTTCGACTATCGGCTCTCAGTAAACGGTGCCATCGCAAAGAGCACGGCAAACGGGGGAAGTATCAACGACGAGGACACCATCTCCGGCAGCACTGCTACCGGAAATGGAATCAAGAACGGCGTCGATAGCTACGTTTACTTCGGTGACCTCGAAGCTCTCAATATCAACGGTGCCGCGACTGTCATGAGAAACGGTCGACAGAGAAATGATCGATGAAAACCCAAGCGTCTCATAGACTATACGTGGGATCTCCCTTGCACTGTTCAGATCGCAGTATACATCCCACGCTACTCTCTCCAAGTCAAAAAAGTTCACTGTGCCAGTTTGTAGGCCGTTTGTAACCGTTTCACTTTGCCTGCAAAGACTTGCTTTACGTTATTTCTGGTAGGACTCGATCGTGTTCTCGAACGCTGTTACTATGCTGTCACCAGCAGCCTCGAGACTGAAATTCTGCTGGACCGTTTCCCGAGCACGATGTCCCATGGTCTCTCGCATATCATCATCGGATAATAGCTTCGAAACCCCATCGGCCAAAGCAACGGAATCACGGGGTTCAACAAGCAGTCCGTTCTTTTCGTGTTCGATCAGCTCTGGGATGGCAGATACAGTGGTTGACACACAGGGCGTTTCCATTGCCATTGCCTCTTTAAGAACAACCGGCATCGCGTCCCTGTCCCCATCTGAGGCGATGACGCAAGGAAGAACAAATACTGAAGCCTCATCGAGTTCTTGATGCAGACGGCTATCGTCTACATGTCCAAGAAAGACAACTCGGTCCTCAACCCCTAGATCGCGTACTTGATTTCGGAGTGCTTCTTTTTGCTCACCTGTACCAACGATGTGATATTCGACATCTGGATATGTTTCCGAAAGCTGTCCCAATGCCTCGATAGCATATTCGATCCCCTTTTTTTCCACCAATCGAGCGATAGTCAGGATTCGACCGGGTATCTCTTGGTGCGTTGGGTCGTACTTCGATACACGGGTGGTTGCTGGAACTACCTCAATAGGTAGTTTCACCTGAAGTTGCTTACGAAGGTACTCGCGGTTGTACTGGGAGGGGGCAATAACTCGATCCATCCGGTTGAGAAGGGCGTTGAGTAAACGGATGTCCGGGTTCCTAAATATCTCGTAAGCGTGGGCTGCTACCGTACACGGAATTTCGAAGTACTTTGCTGTATAGGTTGCAGGAAATTTGTTTGGGTGTGCAAAGTGGCAGTGGATTATGTCCGGCTCCCAATCTAAGTTCCTGATGTATTCGATGCACTGTCGGGTCAAATGGAGATATCTCGCGTGATTTTTGGGAGTCGTACGATAGAGTACCTGACGGAGTACACGAGCGTTCAGTATCACAGGGTCCAACAAGTCCGGGAGATCCCTTGGAGTTGGCTGTGCCGCATATCGTACAGGGATCTCAAGTTGGCTATACTCTTGATGCTGAATCTCCTCACCTGGGTTCTGACGAGCAAATACTGCGACATTATGGCCGCGACGGTCGAGTTCAACGATTTCATTCAACACAAAACTCTGTGAGAGCTTGGGATAGTTTTTTAGATAATACAGAATGTTCATACCACCCATCTATCGTCTCCGTGGCCTTGAAACAACCGGATCGGACCTATTCATCTGCATTGCGTTGGTCTCCGGGATGAATGCCTACCTTTACAAAGAAGTTCGCTGCTTGGCAAGTACGACCCGGTTCACGTAATTTCAATGCACTCAGACATAGCTGCTCAACTGAGATGTTCGTCCACGTGTGTTTCGAATGGACCATCCATGCTTCGTACAATGGAGAAAATTGCCACAAATGACGCTATACACTCGTATATACACGCACCTGATGAACTCTGCTCTCCAAGTAGGAGTTGTGTGGTGTCCGAAAAACCAATTTTTGCATATACCCCTGTCACCTAGAGGGAGACCGGATTTTAGCCCAGCAGCATAGCAATCAGATGGAAAAACTCATACTGGTCTCAAAACGACCAATGCTGAATGGCTGACAGACCTGAGTCGGGGATCTCTGCTGCACTTCGGTCGGTTGTACGTGGCGCAGGCGCACAAGTCATTGGGTTAGGTGTCGCGCGAGTTCTTGGATTCATTGCAACATATCTCCTAACCCGTAGTCTGGGAGCAACGGCTTATGGCATCTATTCATACGGAAAAGTATTGCTCTCAATAACGAGCACCATCTCAAATTTTGGAACAGACCAATCGATTGTTCGTTTCGTTCCGAAATACACAAATGACAGAGCAGCACAAAACCGTACGATTGGACTAGCTATTGTCACGTCGCTTGTTGGGGGCATTATTGTTGGACTTACGCTATACTGGGTGGCACCAGTGATCTCGGAGTACACGCTCGATCG
Encoded proteins:
- a CDS encoding glycosyltransferase, which codes for MSSSSRHTADSPRLSVIVPVYNDPDGIRTTLESLVAQTYPTARYEVVVVDNGSDDDTRAVVREYCERYPELVTLLVEDEIQSSYAARNRGIEHVRGSLVSFIDADMTVEPTWAESIVASAEANDWDYMGCDIETYVVGEGSLTATYDRALGFTVRRYLEEAHFTVTACLTVRRSVFDHVGGFDSRLISGGDGEFGERVHDAGLTQYFEPDITVYHPARTTLGAWLRKQFRVGRGSIQRRRYHPERAGSSHPLDPRKFLPLRPRTFYGRLTDATTPTARETVGLYGIGYLSKLARAAGGLYEQYLRGLAR
- a CDS encoding glycosyltransferase family 4 protein encodes the protein MNILYYLKNYPKLSQSFVLNEIVELDRRGHNVAVFARQNPGEEIQHQEYSQLEIPVRYAAQPTPRDLPDLLDPVILNARVLRQVLYRTTPKNHARYLHLTRQCIEYIRNLDWEPDIIHCHFAHPNKFPATYTAKYFEIPCTVAAHAYEIFRNPDIRLLNALLNRMDRVIAPSQYNREYLRKQLQVKLPIEVVPATTRVSKYDPTHQEIPGRILTIARLVEKKGIEYAIEALGQLSETYPDVEYHIVGTGEQKEALRNQVRDLGVEDRVVFLGHVDDSRLHQELDEASVFVLPCVIASDGDRDAMPVVLKEAMAMETPCVSTTVSAIPELIEHEKNGLLVEPRDSVALADGVSKLLSDDDMRETMGHRARETVQQNFSLEAAGDSIVTAFENTIESYQK